The nucleotide window CCATATTCATGGATGGAGGTATCCGAGCAACGGGTGCTCTGACGAATGCATGCATCCACCCCGCCCGAAGTCTTACGGCTCCGGCTACCAAAAAAGAGAGGCGGACTCGCGCCCGCCTCTCTCTGGTCGAATAGTTACAACCGCCGCTCGGCGATCTCCGCCTTGAGCTCGGCGAGGAATTCGTCCACCGGCTTCGAGCCGAGGTCGTCTTTGTCGCGGTGGCGGACGGAAACGGTGCCTTCTTCTTCCTCACGCTGGCCGATGACCAGCATGTAGGGGATGCGCTCGAGGCGGGCATTGCGGATCTTCGCACCGATTTTGTCGGAATCGCGGTCGATGGAGACGCGGATGCCGGCATCTGCGAGCTTGGCCGTCACGGCTTCCGCCGTTTCGAGCGTCTTTTCGGAGATCGGCAGCACGCGCACTTGTTCGGGAGCGAGCCACGTCGGGAACTTGCCTTCGAAGTGCTCGATGAGCAGACCGGTGAAACGCTCCAGCGAGCCGAAGGGCGCGCGGTGGATCATGACCGGCGTGTGCTGGGTGTTGTCCGCGCCGATGTAGGAAAGCTTGAAGCGCTCCGGCAGATTGTAGTCCACCTGCACGGTGCCGAGCTGCCAATCGCGGCCGATCACGTCCTTCACCACGAAGTCGATCTTCGGGCCGTAGAACGCGGCCTCGCCGAGCTCTTCCGTGTATTCCACTCCGAGCACCTGTACGGCGCTGCGCAGGGCGTTCTCCGCCTTGTCCCAGTTCTCCGCCTTGCCGACGTATTTGTCGGAGTCCGGATCGCGGAGCGAGAGCCGCACGCGGTAGTCGCCCATGCCGAGGGTGCCGAGCACCTTCTTCACGAGATCGAGGCACTTCGTCACTTCTTCCGCCACCTGGTCCGGCGTGCAGAAAAGGTGGGCATCGTCCTGCGTGAAGCCGCGGACGCGCGTCATGCCGCCGAGTTCGCCGGATTGTTCCCAGCGGTACACCGTGCCGAACTCCGCGAGACGCACCGGCAGATCACGATACGAGCGATGCTCGCTGGCGAAGATCTTGATGTGGTGCGGGCAGTTCATCGGCTTGAGCATGTAGCCCTCGTACGTGCCATCGGAGAGACCGTTGATGAGCTGGCTGCACGTCGCGTCCTCGTCGGCGAGCTTTTCGAGCACGTCGCGCTCGGCGATCGCCGGGTACTGGCTTTCCTGATAGTAGGGGAAGTGGCCGGAGGTGCGGTAGAGGTCGAGCTTGCCAATGTGCGGCGTGAAAACCTGCGAGTAGCCCTGCTTGTCGAGCTCGGCGGTGATGAAGTCCTGGAGCGAGCGGCGGATGAGCGCGCCCTTCGGTTTCCACAGGATCAGGCCCTGGCCGACTTCCTCGTCGATGTGGAACAGGTGCAGCTCGCGGCCGAGGCGGCGGTGGTCGCGCTTCTTCGCTTCCTCCAGGCGCACGAGGTGCTGTTCGAGGAGTTCCTTGTTTTCGAAAGCCGTGCCGTAGAGACGTTGGAGGCTGCCTTTCGATTCATCGCCCATGTAGAAGGACGAGGACACCGACATCAGCTTCACGTTCTTGCACTTCGCCGTGTAGCCCACGTGCGGGCCGGCGCAGAGGTCGATGAACTCGCCGTTCTGGAAGCAGGAGATTTCTTCGCCTTCCGGAATCTTGTCGATCAAGTCGAGCTTGAAACGGCTCGGATTGCCCGGGCGCTCCGAGAGACCGCCGAGGCGGCCGCTTTCGGCCATCGCCTTGGCTTCCTCACGGGAAATGACGCGGCGCTCGAACTTCTGGTTCTCCTTCGCGATCTTCTTCATCTCCGCCTCGATCTTCTCGAAGTCATCCGGCGTGATCCGGTGCTTCATCTCGAAGTCGTAGTAGAAACCGCTGTCGATCGGCGGGCCGTAGGCGAACTGGGCGTCCGGCCAGATCCGCAGGATGGCGGTGGCCATGACGTGGGCGCAGGAGTGGCGCAGGCGCTCCAGGTCCGTCATCTGCTGGCGCTCGTCGAGGGTCTTCCGTTCGGCTGACAT belongs to Luteolibacter ambystomatis and includes:
- the thrS gene encoding threonine--tRNA ligase, which codes for MSAERKTLDERQQMTDLERLRHSCAHVMATAILRIWPDAQFAYGPPIDSGFYYDFEMKHRITPDDFEKIEAEMKKIAKENQKFERRVISREEAKAMAESGRLGGLSERPGNPSRFKLDLIDKIPEGEEISCFQNGEFIDLCAGPHVGYTAKCKNVKLMSVSSSFYMGDESKGSLQRLYGTAFENKELLEQHLVRLEEAKKRDHRRLGRELHLFHIDEEVGQGLILWKPKGALIRRSLQDFITAELDKQGYSQVFTPHIGKLDLYRTSGHFPYYQESQYPAIAERDVLEKLADEDATCSQLINGLSDGTYEGYMLKPMNCPHHIKIFASEHRSYRDLPVRLAEFGTVYRWEQSGELGGMTRVRGFTQDDAHLFCTPDQVAEEVTKCLDLVKKVLGTLGMGDYRVRLSLRDPDSDKYVGKAENWDKAENALRSAVQVLGVEYTEELGEAAFYGPKIDFVVKDVIGRDWQLGTVQVDYNLPERFKLSYIGADNTQHTPVMIHRAPFGSLERFTGLLIEHFEGKFPTWLAPEQVRVLPISEKTLETAEAVTAKLADAGIRVSIDRDSDKIGAKIRNARLERIPYMLVIGQREEEEGTVSVRHRDKDDLGSKPVDEFLAELKAEIAERRL